A DNA window from Ornithinimicrobium humiphilum contains the following coding sequences:
- the fabF gene encoding beta-ketoacyl-ACP synthase II, which produces MSASTPQKNRRVVVTGLGATTPVGGSAPDTWEAITAGRSGIRPLTQDWVAEHELPVTFAGSIHTSPAEVLAKVEVRRNDPSGQYALVAAREAWADAGSPEVEPERLGVAIGSGIGGVWTLLDQWEVMKAKGPRRVFPLTVPMLMPNGPAAAVSLDLSARAGAHCPVSACASGAEGMKMALEMIRTGRADVVVCGGTEAAIHPLPIAAFASMTALSNRNDEPERASRPYDVDRDGFVIAEGAGIVVLEAEEHAVARGARIYAELAGAGASSDAYHITAGEPEGAGAARAMQEAVTDGGLSFEDVVHINAHATSTPVGDLAEAKAIRRAFGAHADRIAVSGTKSMTGHLLGAAGALEAVLTVQALHARRAPATINLENKDPEIDLDVVTGSPRELGDGDLAALNNSFGFGGVNVALAFRSWA; this is translated from the coding sequence ATGTCCGCCAGCACCCCCCAGAAGAACCGCCGAGTCGTCGTCACCGGGCTCGGCGCCACCACACCCGTCGGCGGCAGCGCCCCCGACACGTGGGAGGCCATCACCGCGGGCCGCTCCGGCATCCGTCCGCTCACCCAGGACTGGGTCGCCGAGCACGAGCTCCCCGTCACCTTCGCCGGCAGCATCCACACCTCCCCCGCCGAGGTCCTGGCCAAGGTCGAGGTCCGCCGCAACGACCCGTCCGGCCAGTACGCCCTCGTCGCCGCGCGCGAGGCCTGGGCCGACGCCGGCTCCCCCGAGGTCGAGCCCGAGCGTCTCGGCGTCGCCATCGGCTCGGGCATCGGCGGTGTGTGGACCCTCCTCGACCAGTGGGAGGTGATGAAGGCCAAGGGCCCCCGCCGGGTCTTCCCGCTCACGGTCCCGATGCTCATGCCCAACGGCCCGGCCGCGGCCGTCTCGCTCGACCTCTCCGCCCGCGCCGGCGCCCACTGCCCGGTCAGCGCCTGCGCCTCCGGCGCCGAGGGGATGAAGATGGCGCTGGAGATGATCCGCACCGGGCGCGCCGACGTCGTCGTCTGCGGCGGCACGGAGGCGGCCATCCACCCGCTGCCGATCGCGGCCTTCGCCTCGATGACCGCGCTGTCCAACCGCAACGACGAGCCCGAGCGCGCCTCCCGCCCCTACGACGTCGACCGCGACGGCTTCGTCATCGCCGAGGGCGCGGGCATCGTCGTGCTCGAGGCCGAGGAGCACGCGGTCGCCCGTGGCGCCCGCATCTACGCCGAGCTGGCCGGTGCCGGCGCCTCCAGCGACGCCTACCACATCACCGCCGGCGAGCCGGAGGGCGCGGGCGCGGCCCGGGCCATGCAGGAGGCCGTGACCGACGGTGGGCTGTCCTTCGAGGACGTCGTCCACATCAACGCCCACGCGACCTCGACCCCCGTCGGCGACCTCGCCGAGGCCAAGGCCATCCGCCGCGCCTTCGGCGCGCACGCCGACCGCATCGCCGTGAGCGGCACCAAGTCCATGACCGGCCACCTGCTGGGCGCCGCCGGCGCGCTGGAGGCGGTCCTCACCGTGCAGGCCCTCCACGCCCGACGGGCCCCGGCCACCATCAACCTGGAGAACAAGGACCCGGAGATCGACCTCGACGTCGTCACCGGTTCCCCCCGCGAGCTGGGCGACGGCGACCTGGCCGCCCTCAACAACTCCTTCGGTTTCGGCGGCGTCAACGTGGCGCTGGCGTTCCGGAGCTGGGCGTGA
- a CDS encoding acyl-CoA carboxylase subunit beta translates to MSARTPSTASAQASASVTARVAVPREQDPRNPRTRLADLLDDGSLELLTDEDDSGFLAATGTVDGAPVVAFCSDATIQGGAMGTEGCAVILAAYERALADGIPVVGLWHSGGARLAEGVASLHAVGRVFAIMTRASGVVPQISVVLGPAAGGAAYGPALTDVVIMAPEGRVFVTGPDVVRSVTGEAVDALRLGGPEPHGRRSGVVHVTTDSTEEAYARARLLCTLLSRQGELDLDAVEDRDLAATFPESPRRAYDVHPVVEDLLDDGSPEAALELFPRWAPNIVTTLGRIGGRTVGVVANNPMRLGGCLDSASAEKAARFVRMCDAFGVPLVVLVDVPGYLPGVGQEWDGVVRRGAKLLHAFAEAVVPRVTLVTRKTYGGAYIAMNARALGASRVFAWPGAEVAVMGHVAAVRILHRRKLAEVDEADRARVEQELAERHAEQSGGLARAVEIGVVDEVVEPAATRRALAAAIAAAPQRRGRHGNIPL, encoded by the coding sequence GTGAGCGCCCGGACCCCCAGCACCGCCTCGGCGCAGGCCTCCGCCTCCGTCACCGCCCGGGTCGCCGTCCCCCGGGAGCAGGACCCGCGCAACCCCCGCACCCGGCTGGCCGACCTCCTCGACGACGGCAGCCTCGAGCTGCTGACCGACGAGGACGACTCCGGCTTCCTCGCCGCCACGGGGACCGTCGACGGCGCCCCCGTCGTGGCCTTCTGCTCGGACGCGACGATCCAGGGCGGCGCGATGGGCACCGAGGGCTGCGCGGTCATCCTCGCCGCCTACGAGCGTGCCCTGGCCGACGGCATACCGGTCGTGGGTCTGTGGCACTCCGGCGGTGCCCGCCTCGCCGAGGGCGTGGCCTCGCTGCACGCCGTGGGCCGGGTCTTCGCGATCATGACCCGTGCCTCGGGCGTGGTGCCGCAGATCTCCGTCGTGCTCGGCCCCGCGGCCGGTGGCGCCGCCTACGGGCCCGCCCTGACCGACGTCGTGATCATGGCGCCGGAGGGGCGCGTCTTCGTCACCGGCCCCGACGTCGTGCGCTCGGTCACCGGCGAGGCCGTCGACGCGCTGCGCCTCGGCGGTCCCGAGCCGCACGGCCGTCGCTCCGGCGTCGTCCACGTCACGACGGACTCCACCGAGGAGGCCTACGCGCGCGCCCGGCTGCTGTGCACGCTGCTCTCCCGGCAGGGCGAGCTCGACCTCGACGCCGTGGAGGACCGCGACCTGGCGGCGACCTTCCCCGAGTCGCCACGCCGCGCCTACGACGTGCACCCCGTCGTCGAGGACCTGCTCGACGACGGCTCCCCCGAGGCGGCACTGGAGCTCTTCCCGCGGTGGGCCCCCAACATCGTGACCACCCTCGGCCGGATCGGCGGCCGCACCGTCGGCGTCGTCGCCAACAACCCGATGCGCCTGGGCGGCTGCCTCGACTCCGCCTCCGCCGAGAAGGCCGCGCGCTTCGTGCGGATGTGCGACGCCTTCGGCGTGCCCCTGGTCGTCCTCGTGGACGTCCCCGGCTACCTGCCCGGCGTCGGGCAGGAGTGGGACGGCGTCGTCCGTCGCGGCGCCAAGCTGTTGCACGCCTTCGCCGAGGCCGTGGTCCCCCGCGTCACGCTGGTGACCCGCAAGACCTACGGCGGCGCCTACATCGCGATGAACGCCCGCGCGCTCGGTGCCAGCCGGGTGTTCGCCTGGCCCGGTGCCGAGGTCGCGGTGATGGGCCACGTCGCGGCCGTCCGCATCCTGCACCGGCGCAAGCTCGCGGAGGTCGACGAGGCCGACCGCGCGCGGGTCGAGCAGGAGCTGGCGGAGCGTCACGCCGAGCAGTCCGGCGGCCTGGCGCGCGCGGTCGAGATCGGGGTCGTCGACGAGGTCGTCGAACCCGCCGCGACGCGCCGGGCGCTGGCCGCCGCCATCGCCGCAGCACCGCAGCGGCGCGGCCGGCACGGCAACATCCCGCTGTGA
- a CDS encoding acyl carrier protein, with product MALSEQEILSGLAEIVNEETGLEPEEVQMDKSFTEDLDIDSLSMMTIVVNAEDKFGVRIPDDEVKNLTHVRDAVTYIANNQG from the coding sequence ATGGCACTGAGCGAGCAGGAGATCCTGTCGGGCCTGGCCGAGATCGTCAACGAGGAGACGGGTCTGGAGCCGGAGGAGGTCCAGATGGACAAGTCCTTCACCGAGGACCTCGACATCGACTCCCTCTCGATGATGACCATCGTGGTGAACGCCGAGGACAAGTTCGGCGTGCGCATCCCCGACGACGAGGTCAAGAACCTCACGCACGTCCGCGACGCCGTCACCTACATCGCGAACAACCAGGGCTGA
- a CDS encoding PucR family transcriptional regulator encodes MVPSDAVPAAEPLPRRAGELATRATRRMAAEHAWFRTLSPDDRSWVSLVAQAGITALLGWYDAGAQEGTVPGEVFAAAPRSLAQTISLRQALDLTRTAIATVEDAVAELVDEDEQPRLREAVLRYSRDVAFAAAAVYARAAEQRGGWDARLESLVVHAVVRGEADETLASRAAELGWEDVTGVCVVVGNLPEGDSGPALTVLRDAARRRGREALTAALGARLVCILGGSEDPVEDAARLAAHFGPGPVVVGPRVPHLFAAGRSARAALSGCDAAPAWTGAPRPVAADELLPERALLGEVPARRMLVDRVYRPLRDDSAALLETVQTYLDNGRALEATARELFLHPNTVRYRLRKVGESVGLDAHTPRDAWVLQVALALGRVTDHLRTRPGQR; translated from the coding sequence GTGGTCCCCTCCGACGCCGTCCCGGCCGCCGAGCCGCTCCCCCGTCGCGCGGGCGAGCTGGCCACCCGGGCGACCCGGCGGATGGCGGCCGAGCACGCCTGGTTCCGCACGCTGAGCCCCGACGACCGCTCCTGGGTCAGCCTCGTCGCCCAGGCCGGGATCACCGCGCTCCTCGGCTGGTACGACGCCGGCGCCCAGGAGGGCACGGTGCCGGGCGAGGTGTTCGCCGCCGCGCCGCGCAGCCTGGCCCAGACGATCTCGCTGCGCCAGGCCCTCGACCTGACCCGGACCGCGATCGCCACCGTCGAGGACGCCGTGGCCGAGCTCGTCGACGAGGACGAGCAGCCGCGCCTGCGCGAGGCCGTCCTGCGCTACTCCCGCGACGTCGCCTTCGCCGCCGCGGCCGTCTACGCCCGGGCCGCGGAGCAGCGCGGCGGGTGGGACGCCCGGCTGGAGTCGCTGGTCGTGCACGCCGTGGTGCGCGGGGAGGCCGACGAGACGCTGGCCTCCCGGGCCGCCGAGCTCGGCTGGGAGGACGTGACGGGGGTCTGCGTCGTCGTGGGCAACCTGCCCGAGGGCGACTCCGGCCCCGCCCTCACGGTGCTCCGCGACGCCGCCCGCCGACGCGGACGGGAAGCGCTGACCGCCGCCCTCGGGGCCCGCCTGGTCTGCATCCTCGGTGGCTCCGAGGACCCGGTCGAGGACGCCGCCCGGCTGGCCGCGCACTTCGGCCCCGGCCCTGTCGTCGTGGGCCCCCGCGTGCCGCACCTCTTCGCCGCGGGTCGCAGCGCGCGCGCCGCGCTCTCCGGCTGCGACGCCGCCCCCGCCTGGACGGGGGCGCCGCGGCCGGTCGCGGCCGACGAGCTGCTCCCCGAGCGGGCCCTGCTCGGGGAGGTGCCGGCCCGGCGGATGCTCGTCGACCGCGTCTACCGGCCGCTGCGCGACGACTCGGCCGCCCTGCTGGAGACGGTGCAGACCTACCTCGACAACGGCCGTGCACTGGAGGCGACGGCCCGCGAGCTCTTCCTCCACCCCAACACCGTCCGCTACCGCCTGCGCAAGGTCGGCGAGTCCGTCGGGCTGGACGCCCACACGCCGCGCGACGCCTGGGTGCTGCAGGTGGCGCTGGCCCTCGGACGGGTCACCGACCATCTCCGGACGCGCCCCGGCCAACGCTGA
- a CDS encoding CBS domain-containing protein: protein MRVADLLKKKGSSVVTLPSTATVAQLLETLDDHKIGAVVVVDDDRVVGIVSERDVVHHLRGGGDHFSSLTSLMTSDVQTVTAEDDLVQLATTMTERRLRHLPVVEDGALRGIVSIGDVVKARLDALEAERDMLEDYLRR from the coding sequence ATGCGCGTCGCCGACCTGTTGAAGAAGAAGGGCAGCTCCGTCGTCACCCTGCCGTCCACCGCGACCGTCGCGCAGCTCCTCGAGACCCTCGACGACCACAAGATCGGTGCCGTGGTCGTCGTCGACGACGACCGGGTCGTCGGCATCGTCTCCGAGCGCGACGTCGTCCACCACCTGCGTGGCGGGGGTGACCACTTCTCCTCGCTGACCTCGTTGATGACCTCCGACGTCCAGACCGTCACGGCCGAGGACGACCTCGTGCAGCTGGCCACCACGATGACCGAGCGCCGGCTGCGCCACCTCCCCGTCGTCGAGGACGGCGCCCTGCGCGGCATCGTCTCCATCGGCGACGTCGTCAAGGCGCGCCTGGACGCGCTCGAGGCCGAGCGCGACATGCTCGAGGACTACCTGCGCCGCTGA
- a CDS encoding glycerophosphodiester phosphodiesterase family protein → MPTTDPGPRPLPAPPRPVVIGHRGACGYLPEHTLASYELAARQGADFLEPDLVATRDGVLVARHENEISTTTDVADHPELADRRTTRTVDGVEVTGWFTEDLTLAELRTLRAVERLPQLRAANVSHDGVHPVPTFAEILDLRARLGRELGREIGVYPETKHPTHFRERGLALEEPLLDALRGAGLDSEEAPVFVQSFELSNLVHLRRVLGSRARQVLLVTAEDETPWDLAHPAGPWPDAPGLCPAGRTYGDVLSPAGLAALRGVVEGLGPDKEMVLPWSPDGTLGPATRLVADAHAAGMVVHPWTFRAENAFLPPELRAGGDPAGHGHLRTELTAYLEAGVDGVFSDHPDLAVAARDALHPPTP, encoded by the coding sequence GTGCCGACCACCGACCCCGGTCCTCGTCCCCTCCCAGCGCCTCCCCGGCCGGTGGTCATCGGCCACCGCGGCGCCTGCGGCTACCTGCCCGAGCACACCCTGGCGAGCTACGAGCTCGCAGCGCGCCAGGGGGCCGACTTCCTCGAGCCGGACCTGGTGGCGACCCGTGACGGGGTGCTCGTCGCCCGCCACGAGAACGAGATCTCCACGACCACCGACGTCGCCGACCACCCCGAGCTCGCCGACCGGCGGACGACGCGGACCGTCGACGGCGTCGAGGTCACCGGCTGGTTCACCGAGGACCTCACCCTGGCCGAGCTGCGGACCCTGCGCGCCGTGGAGCGCCTGCCGCAGCTGCGCGCGGCCAACGTCTCGCACGACGGGGTCCACCCCGTGCCGACGTTCGCGGAGATCCTCGACCTGCGCGCGCGTCTCGGCCGCGAGCTCGGCCGCGAGATCGGCGTCTACCCCGAGACCAAGCACCCGACGCACTTCCGCGAGCGGGGGCTCGCGCTCGAGGAGCCCCTGCTCGACGCCCTGCGCGGGGCGGGCCTGGACTCGGAGGAGGCGCCGGTCTTCGTCCAGTCCTTCGAGCTCTCCAACCTCGTCCACCTGCGGCGCGTGCTGGGGTCGCGGGCGCGCCAGGTGCTCCTCGTGACCGCGGAGGACGAGACCCCGTGGGACCTCGCCCACCCCGCCGGGCCGTGGCCCGACGCGCCCGGGCTCTGCCCGGCGGGCCGCACCTACGGCGACGTCCTGTCGCCCGCGGGCCTGGCGGCCCTGCGCGGCGTGGTCGAGGGCCTCGGCCCGGACAAGGAGATGGTGCTGCCCTGGTCGCCCGACGGCACCCTCGGTCCTGCCACCCGGCTCGTCGCCGACGCCCACGCCGCCGGGATGGTGGTCCACCCCTGGACCTTCCGGGCCGAGAACGCCTTCCTGCCGCCCGAGCTGCGCGCCGGGGGCGACCCGGCGGGGCACGGCCACCTGCGCACCGAGCTCACGGCATACCTCGAGGCGGGCGTGGACGGGGTCTTCAGCGATCACCCGGACCTCGCGGTGGCCGCCCGCGACGCGCTGCACCCGCCCACCCCCTGA
- a CDS encoding acyltransferase domain-containing protein produces the protein MIVAPGQGSQTPGFLSPWLELPGFRDRMGWLSAVAGMDLVAHGTTSDAETIKDTAVAQPLIVGAGLVSLLALFAHPADGFRVVGAGAGHSVGEITAASAAGVLSAEQAMVFVRERGRGMAEASAMTPTGMTAVVGGDPEEVAAALERHGLTPANMNGAGQVVAAGTLEQLAALRDDPPARARVIPLQVAGAFHTSHMQPAVDRLAAYSRAISTHDPRLPLVSNADGTVVQDGREVLRRLVSQVSSPVRWDLTMETFADMGVTGLIEIPPAGTLAGLAKRALKGVETLALKTPDDLEAAHRMIREHGAPTELSPVEASWSVVVSPVKGAVTPSVELGGTVAAGDTVATVATLRAEHPVVAAHGGRAVEWLVAPGDPVSPGQPLLRLYPEEDAL, from the coding sequence GTGATCGTCGCGCCCGGACAGGGCTCCCAGACCCCCGGTTTCCTCTCCCCCTGGCTGGAGCTCCCGGGCTTCCGCGACCGGATGGGATGGCTGAGCGCCGTGGCGGGGATGGACCTCGTCGCCCACGGCACCACCTCCGACGCGGAGACCATCAAGGACACCGCCGTCGCGCAGCCGCTCATCGTCGGCGCCGGGCTCGTCTCGCTGCTGGCGCTCTTCGCCCACCCGGCCGACGGCTTCCGCGTCGTCGGCGCCGGGGCCGGGCACTCCGTCGGCGAGATCACGGCCGCGTCGGCGGCCGGCGTGCTCTCCGCCGAGCAGGCCATGGTCTTCGTCCGCGAGCGCGGCCGTGGGATGGCCGAGGCGTCCGCGATGACGCCGACCGGCATGACCGCGGTCGTCGGGGGCGACCCGGAGGAGGTCGCCGCGGCGCTGGAGCGTCACGGGCTGACCCCGGCCAACATGAACGGCGCCGGGCAGGTCGTCGCCGCCGGCACCCTCGAGCAGCTCGCCGCGCTGCGCGACGACCCGCCCGCCCGGGCCCGGGTCATCCCGTTGCAGGTCGCCGGCGCCTTCCACACCTCCCACATGCAGCCGGCCGTCGACCGCCTGGCCGCCTACTCCCGCGCCATCTCCACCCACGACCCGCGCCTGCCGCTGGTGTCCAACGCCGACGGCACCGTCGTGCAGGACGGCCGCGAGGTGCTGCGCCGCCTCGTCAGCCAGGTCTCCAGCCCCGTGCGCTGGGACCTGACGATGGAGACCTTCGCCGACATGGGCGTCACCGGGCTCATCGAGATCCCGCCCGCCGGCACCCTGGCGGGCCTGGCCAAGCGCGCCCTCAAGGGCGTCGAGACCCTGGCGCTCAAGACCCCCGACGACCTGGAGGCCGCCCACCGGATGATCCGCGAGCACGGCGCCCCCACCGAGCTCTCGCCGGTCGAGGCGTCCTGGTCGGTCGTGGTCTCCCCCGTCAAGGGCGCCGTCACCCCGTCCGTCGAGCTCGGCGGCACCGTCGCCGCGGGCGACACGGTCGCGACGGTGGCCACGCTGCGCGCGGAGCACCCCGTGGTCGCGGCGCACGGCGGCCGGGCCGTCGAGTGGCTCGTGGCGCCGGGCGACCCCGTGAGCCCGGGCCAGCCCCTGCTGCGCCTGTACCCCGAGGAGGACGCCCTGTGA
- a CDS encoding DUF3145 domain-containing protein, with translation MSVVMPRVMTRGVVFIHSTPTALCPHIAWALEGVLDTRVSLDWVPQPAQPGTMRTEFSWTGEAGTGALIASAMRGWDGLRYEVVEEASRGSDGMRWTHTPALGIHQARLSANGDVVVNEDRLRSLVEASAGSAATLIAELDRALGAAWDAELEQFRHAGEGAPPTWLHKVG, from the coding sequence ATGTCCGTCGTCATGCCACGAGTCATGACGCGTGGGGTGGTCTTCATCCACTCCACGCCCACCGCACTGTGCCCGCACATCGCCTGGGCCCTCGAGGGGGTCCTCGACACGCGCGTCAGCCTCGACTGGGTGCCGCAGCCGGCGCAGCCGGGCACGATGCGCACCGAGTTCTCGTGGACCGGCGAGGCCGGCACGGGAGCGCTCATCGCCAGCGCCATGCGCGGCTGGGACGGCCTGCGGTACGAGGTCGTCGAGGAAGCCAGCCGCGGCAGCGACGGCATGCGGTGGACGCACACCCCGGCCCTGGGCATCCACCAGGCGCGCCTCTCGGCCAACGGTGACGTCGTCGTCAACGAGGACCGGCTGCGCAGCCTCGTCGAGGCCTCGGCCGGCAGCGCCGCGACGCTGATCGCCGAGCTGGACCGCGCCCTGGGTGCGGCCTGGGACGCCGAGCTGGAGCAGTTCCGCCACGCCGGCGAGGGTGCTCCGCCCACCTGGCTGCACAAGGTCGGCTGA
- a CDS encoding C40 family peptidase codes for MKSTTHRAKHRSGGSAAPRNGAAALMIGGLVAGTVATAGATTLTTKADQPSSGLAANLSSTLDPGTDESAAEETTAETPAPEAAVLRSESLAELRDQGAADRSQARSAPEDAASVTTLLQDSGFTGTTIEVEVPVEQVEQAAAEPAQQEQVQAAAQSQTQTQTQTQAQPAQQQQAAATQTQQATPAPAPVGGSVLGVAASYVGYPYQLMGTPPSSFDCSAFTWWVFQQAGISIPRSVAGQRGAVTPVSNPQPGDLIFYNDWHHVGIYAGNGMTYEALNPGTGVRYGPLLSSNVWYGRIG; via the coding sequence ATGAAGTCCACCACCCACCGCGCCAAGCACCGGTCGGGCGGCTCTGCCGCTCCGCGCAACGGAGCAGCCGCGCTGATGATCGGCGGCCTGGTCGCCGGGACCGTCGCGACCGCCGGCGCCACCACCCTCACGACCAAGGCCGACCAGCCCTCGTCCGGGCTGGCCGCCAACCTCTCGAGCACCCTCGACCCGGGCACCGACGAGTCGGCCGCCGAGGAGACCACCGCCGAGACGCCCGCCCCCGAGGCCGCCGTCCTGCGCAGCGAGTCCCTCGCCGAGCTCCGCGACCAGGGCGCCGCCGACCGCAGCCAGGCCCGGTCCGCCCCCGAGGACGCCGCCTCGGTGACCACGCTCCTCCAGGACTCCGGCTTCACCGGCACCACCATCGAGGTCGAGGTTCCCGTCGAGCAGGTCGAGCAGGCAGCCGCCGAGCCCGCCCAGCAGGAGCAGGTCCAGGCCGCCGCCCAGTCGCAGACCCAGACCCAGACCCAGACCCAGGCCCAGCCGGCCCAGCAGCAGCAGGCCGCGGCCACGCAGACGCAGCAGGCCACCCCGGCCCCCGCGCCCGTCGGCGGTTCGGTCCTCGGCGTCGCCGCCTCCTACGTCGGCTACCCCTACCAGCTCATGGGCACGCCCCCGAGCTCCTTCGACTGCTCCGCCTTCACCTGGTGGGTCTTCCAGCAGGCGGGCATCAGCATCCCCCGCAGCGTCGCCGGCCAGCGCGGCGCGGTCACCCCGGTGAGCAACCCGCAGCCGGGCGACCTGATCTTCTACAACGACTGGCACCACGTGGGCATCTACGCCGGCAACGGCATGACCTACGAGGCGCTCAACCCGGGCACCGGCGTGCGCTACGGCCCGCTGCTGTCCAGCAACGTCTGGTACGGCCGCATCGGCTGA
- a CDS encoding beta-ketoacyl-ACP synthase III produces MSTKTLTVPTGMRHARIHGLGGYRPERVVTNEEVIQNIDSSDEWIRQRSGIVTRRVAGEDETVIDMAEAAAREAIASAGVSPDQIGAVIMATVTHPFQTPAAAPELAFRLGIPNPAAFDLSAACAGYCYGISLANDMVRVGTVDYVLVIGVEKLSDFTDKYDRGTAFIFGDGAGAAVVGVSDYPGIGPTLWGSLGDQRDVITQRESWTQLRERMESTGEPITWPSFVMQGQSVFRWAVFSMAPVAVEAVRAAGITPDDLDAFVPHQANMRITDAMIKALKLPEHVPVARDIAETGNTSAASIPLAMSRMLAEGEAPHGGLALQIGFGAGLVYASQVVVMP; encoded by the coding sequence GTGAGCACCAAGACCCTGACGGTCCCGACCGGGATGCGCCACGCGCGCATCCACGGCCTCGGCGGCTACCGCCCGGAGCGGGTGGTGACCAACGAGGAGGTCATCCAGAACATCGACTCCTCCGACGAGTGGATCCGCCAGCGCTCCGGCATCGTCACCCGGCGCGTCGCCGGCGAGGACGAGACGGTCATCGACATGGCCGAGGCGGCCGCCCGGGAGGCCATCGCCTCCGCGGGGGTCTCCCCCGACCAGATCGGCGCGGTCATCATGGCCACCGTCACCCACCCCTTCCAGACGCCGGCCGCCGCCCCCGAGCTCGCCTTCCGCCTCGGGATCCCCAACCCGGCCGCCTTCGACCTGTCCGCGGCCTGCGCCGGCTACTGCTACGGCATCTCGCTGGCCAACGACATGGTGCGCGTCGGCACGGTCGACTACGTCCTCGTCATCGGCGTGGAGAAGCTCTCGGACTTCACCGACAAGTACGACCGCGGCACCGCCTTCATCTTCGGCGACGGCGCGGGCGCCGCGGTGGTCGGCGTGTCCGACTACCCGGGCATCGGCCCGACACTCTGGGGCAGCCTCGGCGACCAGCGCGACGTCATCACGCAGCGCGAGTCCTGGACGCAGCTGCGCGAGCGGATGGAGTCCACGGGCGAGCCGATCACCTGGCCGAGCTTCGTCATGCAGGGCCAGTCGGTCTTCCGCTGGGCCGTCTTCTCGATGGCCCCCGTCGCCGTCGAGGCCGTCAGGGCCGCGGGCATCACCCCCGACGACCTCGACGCCTTCGTGCCGCACCAGGCCAACATGCGCATCACCGACGCGATGATCAAGGCCCTCAAGCTGCCCGAGCACGTGCCGGTCGCGCGCGACATCGCCGAGACCGGCAACACCTCGGCGGCCTCCATCCCGCTGGCCATGTCGCGCATGCTCGCCGAGGGCGAGGCCCCGCACGGCGGGCTCGCCCTGCAGATCGGCTTCGGCGCCGGCCTCGTCTACGCCTCGCAGGTCGTCGTCATGCCCTGA
- a CDS encoding glycosyltransferase, which translates to MHILRVANFVSPTSGGIKTALRAWGEHYQALGHRATLIIPGPGPEISEESQGTVFRVPATPVPGTGYSLMWDRRGLSRLMDAIGPDVIEVSDRSTTRWMGRWARRRGIASMMISHEHMTGILVRRTPVPDAPAAWMADVINRRSAHDYDVIVCPSRFAAEEFHRNGIDARVVPLGVDLETFHPPGDPAGYVPPAPGEPVHLVHCGRLSPEKRPALSIETVRELVRRGMDVSMTVFGHGPMRDQLLERANDLPVVFHSYITDRAELAAKMGAADVAISPGPLETFGLAALEVMACGVPAVCPDEGALQEVVGDGGYVAPSTPSAFADGVEALLARPRAHEIARRQAERFNWRASAENMLAIHEEILDRVRSARR; encoded by the coding sequence ATGCACATCCTGCGCGTCGCCAACTTCGTGAGCCCGACGTCGGGTGGCATCAAGACAGCTCTGCGGGCCTGGGGCGAGCACTACCAGGCGCTCGGCCACCGGGCCACGCTCATCATCCCCGGACCGGGACCGGAGATCAGCGAGGAGTCCCAGGGCACCGTCTTCCGCGTCCCGGCGACACCCGTGCCCGGCACCGGCTACTCGCTCATGTGGGACCGCCGCGGGCTCTCCAGGCTCATGGACGCCATCGGCCCCGACGTGATCGAGGTGTCCGACCGCTCCACGACCCGCTGGATGGGCCGCTGGGCCCGGCGGCGCGGGATCGCGTCGATGATGATCAGCCACGAGCACATGACGGGCATCCTCGTGCGCCGGACCCCGGTGCCGGACGCCCCGGCCGCGTGGATGGCCGACGTCATCAACAGACGGAGCGCCCACGACTACGACGTCATCGTCTGCCCGAGCCGGTTCGCGGCCGAGGAGTTCCACCGCAACGGCATCGACGCCCGCGTGGTGCCGCTGGGGGTCGACCTCGAGACCTTCCACCCTCCGGGCGACCCCGCCGGCTACGTGCCGCCGGCCCCCGGTGAACCCGTCCACCTGGTCCACTGCGGCCGACTCTCCCCCGAGAAGCGGCCCGCCCTGTCGATCGAGACCGTGCGCGAGCTCGTCCGTCGGGGCATGGACGTGTCGATGACGGTCTTCGGGCACGGCCCGATGCGCGACCAGCTGCTCGAGCGGGCCAACGACCTGCCCGTGGTCTTCCACTCCTACATCACCGACCGCGCCGAGCTGGCCGCGAAGATGGGCGCCGCGGACGTGGCCATCTCCCCCGGCCCGCTGGAGACCTTCGGGCTCGCGGCCCTGGAGGTCATGGCGTGCGGCGTTCCCGCCGTGTGCCCCGACGAGGGCGCGCTGCAGGAGGTCGTGGGCGACGGCGGCTACGTCGCGCCGTCCACCCCCTCGGCCTTCGCGGACGGCGTCGAGGCACTCCTGGCCCGACCCCGCGCCCACGAGATCGCCCGCCGGCAGGCCGAGCGCTTCAACTGGCGCGCCTCCGCCGAGAACATGCTGGCCATCCACGAGGAGATCCTCGACCGGGTGCGGTCGGCACGTCGCTGA